One window of Triticum dicoccoides isolate Atlit2015 ecotype Zavitan chromosome 5A, WEW_v2.0, whole genome shotgun sequence genomic DNA carries:
- the LOC119302086 gene encoding protein Iojap, chloroplastic-like — protein MRGAAIQGQGHGLARAPPAAVPLLHPRPRRAVGAVPRHRLRSDFLPLLLPTAAPFRARSPPSSSSSNVNPGTGEGADELLEELLQKHGEVVYSSGGASSAALASEADEDAECLSLAVSLAKVASEVKAADIRVLFVKPIVYWTEFFIILTAFSNAQIEAISSKMRDIGEQQFSRVASGDTKPNSWTLLDFGDVVVHIFLPPQREFYNLEEFYGNATPIELPFETQLQ, from the exons ATGAGAGGCGCCGCGATCCAGGGCCAGGGCCACGGCCTCGCCCGCGCGCCGCCGGCCGCCGTCCCGCTGCTGCACCCGCGGCCGCGGCGCGCCGTCGGAGCGGTCCCCCGCCACCGCCTGAGGAGCGACTtcctgccgctgctgctgcccacCGCCGCGCCCTTCCGGGCTCGCTccccgccctcttcttcttcctctaatgTG AACCCCGGGACAGGGGAGGGCGCGGACGAGCTGCTCGAGGAATTGCTCCAGAAGCACGGCGAGGTCGTGTACAGCTCCGGCGGGGCCAGCAGCGCGGCCCTGGCCAGCGAGGCCGACGAGGACGCCGAGTGCCTGTCAC TGGCCGTTTCTCTGGCTAAAGTTGCAAGCGAGGTCAAGGCCGCCGACATCCGTGTGCTGTTCGTGAAGCCGATTGTCTACTGGACCGAGTTCTTCATCATCCTCACCGCCTTCTCGAATGCGCAGATTGAGGCCATCAG TTCCAAAATGAGAGACATAGGTGAGCAGCAGTTCAGCAGAGTTGCGTCTGGTGATACAAAACCCAATTCATGGACCTTGCTGGACTTTG GCGATGTCGTCGTGCATATATTCCTTCCCCCGCAGCGGGAATTCTACAACCTGGAGGAGTTCTACGGCAACGCCACCCCCATCGAACTCCCTTTCGAGACCCAGCTGCAGTAA
- the LOC119302087 gene encoding uncharacterized protein LOC119302087 has product METPPPPPRWPPGFRFSPTDEELVLFFLKRRVAAGRPSPYIADVDVYKSHPSHLPERSALRTGDKQWFFCSRLDRKYPNGSRASRTTADGYWKATGKDRSICNAGRAVGNKKTLVYHHGRAPRGERTDWVMHEYTILADALPPPARGRESYALYKLFEKSGVGPKNGEQYGAPFREEDWLDDDDDCEPPADPIPIAVSLPTRTVTVVEQIGDVLTVDDQIGDVLTVVDQIGGVAVDKQIGVMTVDDQIGDLEVFLLQNGDDQGNSEPQSDFSTPVSSQAPLQHGHPQGRPSDDGNTSEVADATTSSRGMVMAENTCTELPFGDLEGLLMEISDDQRATKSFQEFSEFVPQLQLQHDDHEHEAWPNANMEEISVADYTTSNGVVDASGCTVTELPYEDIEGLLLQLENDQGNVQPLADFSTPVPRHEFHQVGSGDFHGCHGATFSSIDPSSAVQENRDLDPRSDPSNQITQSALTNMPLNWETDCTEETSAMRSVSGLASYDGQDADEEFLEINDFLDPEDVGQQSMNCTATEHLISSSNGMFDSLEFADASMFLPGSFDTAGVATENQFGYLGDSGSQNQGLQYTSESWTHNQVALNVRNHMNHNHVVFSHASGTANFHTVNEQPHNLSPADSQSWFNSAVSALLDAVPANPALAAENNVLNRTLQRISSFRSEQAPKEEASAPVIQVRRRRAGLISVSLLVLLAAILWTFAAGTGYAIKFCKGLWKSST; this is encoded by the exons ATggagaccccgccgccgccgccgcgctggccGCCGGGCTTCCGCTTCAgccccaccgacgaggagctcgtcctcttcttcctcaagcgccgggtcgccgccggccgcccctccccctacatCGCCGACGTCGACGTCTACAAGTcccacccctcccacctccccg AGCGGTCGGCGCTGCGGACGGGGGACAAGCAGTGGTTCTTCTGCAGCCGGCTGGACCGCAAGTACCCCAACGGCTCGCGCGCCAGCCGCACCACCGCCGACGGCTACTGGAAGGCCACGGGCAAGGACCGCTCAATCTGCAACGCCGGCCGCGCCGTCgggaacaagaagacgctcgtctaCCACCACGGCCGCGCGCCGCGCGGGGAGCGCACCGACTGGGTCATGCACGAGTACACCATCCTCGCCGACGCGCTCCCGCCGCCCGCGCGGGGCCGCGAGTCCTACGCCCTCTACAAGCTCTTCGAGAAGAGCGGGGTCGGCCCCAAGAACGGCGAGCAGTACGGCGCGCCCTTCCGGGAGGAGGACTGgctggacgacgacgacgactgtgAGCCGCCCGCTGATCCCATCCCTATCGCCGTCAGTCTACCTACTAGAACTGTGACAGTGGTCGAGCAGATTGGGGATGTCTTGACAGTGGACGACCAGATTGGGGATGTTTTGACAGTTGTCGACCAGATTGGGGGTGTGGCAGTGGACAAGCAGATTGGGGTTATGACAGTGGACGACCAGATTGGGGATCTTGAGGTGTTCCTGTTGCAAAATGGAGATGATCAGGGAAACAGTGAACCACAGTCGGATTTCTCGACACCGGTTTCTTCACAGGCTCCGCTTCAGCATGGCCACCCTCAAGGTCGGCCCAGTGATGACGGTAACACATCTGAGGTTGCAGATGCTACAACCAGCAGCCGTGGTATGGTAATGGCAGAGAATACGTGCACTGAACTCCCTTTTGGGGATCTTGAGGGGCTACTGATGGAAATATCGGATGATCAACGGGCCACTAAATCGTTCCAAGAATTCTCAGAATTCGTTCCCCAACTGCAGCTTCAgcatgatgatcatgagcatgaggctTGGCCCAATGCCAACATGGAGGAGATTAGTGTTGCAGATTATACCACTAGTAATGGCGTTGTGGACGCTTCAGGATGTACTGTCACCGAGCTTCCCTATGAGGATATTGAAGGGCTTCTGTTGCAATTAGAGAATGACCAGGGAAATGTCCAACCGCTGGCAGATTTCTCCACACCAGTTCCTCGTCATGAGTTCCATCAG GTTGGCTCTGGAGATTTCCATGGATGTCACGGTGCTACATTCAGCTCTATAGATCCTTCTTCTGCAGTGCAAGAAAACAGAGATCTTGATCCACGATCAGATCCCAGTAATCAAATTACACAGTCTGCTCTCACCAACATGCCATTGAATTGGGAAACAGATTGCACTGAAGAAACAAGTGCGATGCGATCTGTGTCTGGGTTGGCCAGTTATGACGGCCAGGATGCTGATGAGGAGTTCCTTGAAATCAACGATTTCTTGGATCCAGAAGATGTAGGACAACAGAGTATGAATTGTACTGCAACCGAGCACTTGATTTCTTCATCCAATGGGATGTTTGACAGTTTGGAGTTTGCCGACGCTTCCATGTTTCTACCTGGCTCATTTGACACAGCTGGAGTGGCGACTGAAAATCAGTTTGGTTATCTTGGTGATAGTGGATCCCAGAACCAGGGATTGCAGTATACATCTGAATCGTGGACGCACAACCAGGTTGCTCTGAATGTGCGGAACCACATGAATCATAATCATGTTGTCTTCTCACATGCATCAG GCACTGCGAATTTCCACACAGTGAATGAGCAGCCACATAACCTGAGTCCAGCGGATTCACAGTCATGGTTCAATTCAGCTGTATCAGCCCTGCTGGACGCGGTACCTGCCAATCCAGCTCTGGCGGCTGAAAACAATGTTCTCAACAGAACACTCCAACGCATTTCTAGCTTTAGGTCAGAACAAGCTCCGAAGGAAGAAGCAAGCGCCCCAGTTATCCAGGTTAGAAGAAGGCGCGCAGGGCTGATCTCGGTCTCGCTACTGGTTTTGCTTGCTGCCATCCTGTGGACCTTTGCTGCTGGCACTGGGTACGCAATCAAGTTCTGCAAGGGGTTATGGAAGTCCTCTACATGA